GTACAGACTGGCCTAGGGAGTGTTAGGATGGGGAGCGGGCATCCCCTCTTCTTCCTGGGGAATCCAAGCCACTCTTCCCTGTCTGTGCTGCCCACTCCCTTACTCCCACCCCAGTAGTTGTCCCGTGGAAGAAGTGAGGCTGTCTCTGGCCAAGTTGCCTCTTAGGGATTTGTGTAgaatgtgcatacacacacacacacacacactcactcacactcacATAATCTCACCACAGTAGTGGGCACTGCACTCAGCACACACCCAGCCAGCTCCCAACGGCAGCCTCTCCCGCCTGGTTGGGGCAGCCCTCACCATGATTCCGAAGTGTACACCTGCTAGTGGTTTGTTGTAGTCATTGTATTGGGGATACCCTCAAGCTGAATTACTCATTATTGGGGAAAACCAGAGACATATAAAGAAGGAGTCAGGTCTATTTGAAATGTCAGGGGCTGGTGGTAAGGAATAGATGACAAAAATTTATTTCCAGATTTTGAGTTAGACTGACCCCCACCTTTCCTTCAGCAAGCAGAATCACTGGTCAATCCCCTTCTTCCCCAGCTGCAGACCACTAATACTTATATTCCTCCAGCATTCCCATCCTTTGTCCCTGCTGTCCCCTACCTTTAATGACGGGTCTCAGCTTCTCCCCCCCCCACACCTAAGAATTGACTGTGCAAGGTGATGGGACTTGGGGGAAGGCTGGTGTACATGTGGCTTTATTGCCAGTGAATTTCACGCACTTTAAAGTCCTGTGGCTTGTGACCTCTTATCTAATAAAGTGTTAGAATCCATGTTGGCAAGTTGTGTAGTGTGTGCTTTGGGACTTGGAAGGACCCAGGGATGGTGGGCTTCAGCATTCTGATCCCCAGTATCCACAGAGATCAAAGGGGGAAAGTGGGTGGTCATCATGTAAGAGCCAGTCAGGCCCCTGGCAGGTGGTGCAAAGATTCTGAGAACTCTGCCTAAAAATTCCTGAGCCCTCAGATTAGTTCCTTACAATCACCCCATTTATCCCCTAACCACGACGAcagccaccacacacacacacactggggctCTGCCACTCTGCTTTATTGGACTGGCACGTAGTCAAGGGCACAGCTGGCTCCGCCCTGCTTCAGAGTGGAGGCCAGAGAGCGGCCTGTGAGTGACCAGCCGCACTCATGAGACATCTGACACAGGAGACGCTCACTACGAACTGTGGGCACAGCACAGCACAGGACAGGACAGCcgactgaatttttcttttatatataaacagataattttaaaaaattagaataatatagaGTTCCTCTAGAGAGAGACTTtgcaacaaaaaatatatataaagaatatgaCCTCCTGGGCAAACAAAGAAGCATCTTTGAGCGAAGGAAAGAGGGCTCCTCATGCATTGGAGAGGGGGCCGAGCCGTGGACAGGCACCAAGGCTATTGCATATCTTGGAAAAGGATAGAAAAGCAGAGAACTGGGTAGGCAGGGTGTCTGCATTATTTTCTCTACATTGACTGCAAGGGTTTTTATGGCTTTGGCTAAAGCATGTGAAGCAGCGGAGGTACTAAGGTGCTAAACTGAGGCCTCTTGGTCTCtgtgtaaaaacaaaaagaggggtGGAGGACGGCAGTGAAGCCCTCCTCACCCCCAGCTGAGAGGAAGCAGATGGAAGACTTTctgcagggcagggggcaggctGGGGGATGTTGTAGCAGCCTCCTTCCCCCCCCCTCGTGCCCTGTACAGCCCTGTGATTCTACACATCTGTCCCTGCTGATAATGTACATGGATGGGAGGCCGCTAATCTCCCCTACACTCTGTTGTTAATCCCTGGCAAGGGCTGGGACAGAAATGGCAGGAAGGGCCTATCTCAACCCCATGAGGCTTCTCTTTTGGAGCAAGCAAACACCAGGGACCTGGGGAAACAAATGAGCAGGGCATTGGTTTAGGCAGTGAGGCTTGGCCACTCCCTTTGGTCCCATATGTAGCTCTGCCCACCAAACTTGGCAGGAGGGGTATCCTCTGGATGAGCAGAGCCAGCTAAGAGGAGCCAAATGTCCCTGATAGGGTGGGGGAGAGACAGGAATTGGGGAATCCAGAGGAGTTGGACTTGGCCCCTGAAGCCCTTCTCCTGATTCATTCAGATCTGGATTCTTCCAAGATCTGGGGTAGGTTCTGGTCCCGGGGGCCTGGACcagaggcaggggcaggggcaggggcaggggcaggggctggaaCTTGGGTGGGagctggtgtgggggtgggagCCTGGGCAGGGCCCGAAGTAGGGAGGGGAGGTTTGCTGCCAGAATGGTAATCATGGGTGGCCTTGGGCTCATTGGTGTGATAGGAGCCCTTGTAGCGATGATTTTGCAGATAGAAGAGCACCAACATTCCCACCAGCCCCAGCAGCAGGAAAGCCACCAAaactgaatgaaagaaaagaaacatggggAAAGACCTTTGGGGTTCAGCTGTACATCACATACAGACACATACTTTTAGCCAAAAGCATTCATGTAAGACTATACAACCACAATAAGCTGTTAGATAGGTTGAGTTCTTGGTTTATCCTCTGCCAACTTCTATTTCTGATATTCTCTTTTCACATCCCTGGTATTACCCCAATTTCTAATCTCTCTAGATGTATACCCCTATTTATTTCCTCAACCTTTAGCTATGGctgcattttaatatttcaattaaaattctaTGGTGGGCTGGTTGCggtggtacattcctgtaatcctagcagctcaggaggctgaggcaggagaattgtgagttcaaagccagctcatcaacttaacaaggccctaagcaacttagctagatcctgtctctaactaaaatataaaaaagggccggggatgtgctcagtggttaagcacctcagtaccaaaaaaaaaaaaaaagcccaaaaacCACcatggcctggggttgtagctcagtggttgagcgcttgccttgcatgcgggaggcactggatttgatccggagcaccacataaaaaaacaaataaataaaacaaagctagCAGGCTCGAttgatatttcttaaaaaaaaaaaaaaaaaacatacaaagaaaacTCTGtgctgaggctgggattgtggctcagtggtagagcacttgcctagcatgtgtgaggcactgggttcgattctcagcaccacataaaaataaatcaataaaataaaggtattttgtcatctacaacttaaaaaagaaactgtATGACATgctcaaacattaaaaaatctcTAGCACAATCATATACTATCTTCAGCATGGCCTGTCTCATCCTTCTTTGTACCATCACCCCTCTAACTCCTTTGCCACCCCTCAGCATTGGGGACAGGGGCAAGGAGGGAATGCTGACAGTCAGGGTAGTTTGGGGAGGTGCAATTAAGTGGTCACTGTACTTACAGCCTAAAAGTATGGCGACCCATCCATCATCATGGTAGTACGGGAAGTCTACAGAGGAGAAAGCACCAGTTATGAGATACTTCCTATGTTTCTCTTCCCTGTCATCCCTCCCTTCTGTGTCCAAGAGATGATGTACCTGGGGGCAGATACCAGGGATCAAGCTCAGGTGGCACCTCTGAGACAAGGCGTGGCATAGCTCCACAGTTAGATTCGGACAGTTCTCCCTGAACTCGAAGGGCCTCTGCTAGCTCAGCGGTCATGGGCCGAGGAGCTCGGAAATGGGTCTTGAGTGGAGCCACATTGTTGAATCGAACACCAGACAGGCAGCCTGAGAAACCTGGGGTGTTGTAACGCTGGATCTCTGGGTCAATTACACCCGTCTCTAAGGGAGAAGGCCCAGAAGAAGAAGGGTTTGAATCACTTGGAAGCCTCTTGTCATCAATCCTTCTGTTCTCATCACCCACGTATTCTCCTCGCCACCCTCACTGCCATTCCCAGGTCCTCCCACTCCTTGAGGCTCCAGGGACTTCCCCCATAGCTCATCCTCACCCACAGCTTACCCATCACACGTCCTAGATACAAGGCTTTAGGCGAGTCCAGCTGGCTGTCTACCAGCAGAGAGAACTTCTGTTCTGTCAGCGGGAAGTAGTCCACCTGAGGCAGGGATGGGgacagtgagggagggaggacctTGCAGGCACAGCCAAGACCACAAGGGAACTCTTGTTCTATCCAAACCTGACCTGTTAGCAGGTGAGTCCCTGCTCAATCTGAAGTGGGCAACCCCTAGGCCCAGATGTAGGATTTGGTACCTGATATGGTTTGACTagaggtgttctccaaaagctcctCTGATGGCACAGTTATTCagatgaaatgattaaattatgaaggCTTATAACCTAATTTGTCATtccagtttgaatggactaactgggtggtagctgtaggcaggcagggtacCACTAGAAAAGGtggtcactaggggcatgcccttgaagggttcATCTGCCCCatggccccttcccctctctctctgcttcctggccagctGTAAGTGGAGCAGCACTCCTTAcaacacccttctgccatgatgtcctaccttgccttgggcccagagaaatggaattGGTCCACCAAGGACTGAATCTCTGGaattttccctcctctaaatAGTTCTTATTGTTCTTTGTTGCAACacaaacctgactaaaacagaaattgatatggagaagtggggtcattgctgtgGCCATGCAACtagttcagaagcctttggaactgGTTTGTGGGAAGCATttggaaaagtttagagatggaGGCTGGAGAAGTcttagaatgttgtaagcagagGTAAATgagtgattctggtgggagctcaaaaGACCAAATGCCAATAGGAATGCAAactgtgctcatgaggtttcagagggaatGAGGACTATTGGGAGGGATTTGGAGTAGAGGCCATTTGGGTTATCATCTGGCAAAGAACTTTTCatcattttgcccatgtcctgagactttgagACTGAAGTTAAAAGTAATGGACAAATTAGTCTGATGAAGGAAATTTCATTTCACAGCATTCATTCAGTGGCAAAGATATTGCTGGAAGCTTTTAGCCAGGCTTACTATGAGAATTAGGAGCAAAAAGAAGAGCTCACAGACCAGAAAGTGCATTTAAAACTGGGGCCCAAAAAAAGTTACACTTGTTGAATAGATTATAGCCCCTAAAGAGATGCTAGGTACTTTGTAcaaagacaataggaaagatggtttGAGGACATCTCCAGGATTTGCAAGACTATACTCATTGCAGGCTCAAGGATATGTAAAGGAAAATTCCCCCGAGAAGAGATCATGGGGATCTCTTCTCACCTGAGCAAGAGTTCACCCTTGCACAAGGGGAGCTAGGAATTTGTTTCACTGGGTTTAGCTGCCCAAGCACTCAGAAGCCACTGCAACCATTATTCCAGAGGACTCAGACCCTGCACAAGCTGGTAGCCAACTTTGGCATCATTCATGaagtgctggttctgcaggaatgcaggatccTAGAATTAAGGAGTCATGAGggtttccactgagatttcaaaggaaggtctAAAAGGCCAGGCAAAATGCGgcagggtcagagtccctgcaggCTGCCTCTAAAAGGGTGATGCATGAAGCTGTGAAGGTGAAACCAAAGCTGGAGTGGAGACCCTAAAAATTCACAGATGTCATAATGTGGCCTGTCTACCAAGAAAAGGTGCTGGCTGCAGAGAGTCAGGCTAAAAGAGAGCCCACATGTGCTGCAACTGGCAAGGCCAAAAGGATGGGACTGCCCAAgttctttggagagaacatctCCAAACCACCACGTATCCTAGATGTTATACGAGGAGTTATAAGCAGAATTATGGGACCTGTTGGCCTGCCtgggtttcagtctgttttggtCTCATGCCTTCTTTTGATGCCCCTATTCCTCCCTTTTGAAATGGGAATGTTTATTCTGTTCCACTGAATACTGgacatatgtaacttgctttttgATTTTTACCAGGCTCACAGCCAAAAGTTTGCCTTGTGTCTCAGtagagactttggacttggatttTTGGGCAATGGTGGAACTGTCTTGGAGATGGACTAAATGCATTTCACATTGTGAAATGGACATGAATTTTGCAGGGCCAGGAACAAAATGTTGATTTGGATAAGAGGTGTCCCCCATaagctcctatgttaatgcagcaatattcagaggtgacatgattggatcatgagagttGTTACCCAATCCATTCTGGCTTGAATGGAcgaactgggtagtaactgtaggcaggtgggcatggctggaggaggtgagccaCTGGTGTACTGGAATGGTTCATCTTTCCTATGGtccttttccccttctctgcttcttgactgccatgaatggagcagtACTTTTCTACctcacccttctgccatgatgttctgcctcatcttgggcccagagcaaggagtcagccatctatggactgagacctctgaaaccgtgagcttcTGATAAACTctcccttctctaagttgttcttgttggatattttggtcatagcaacaaaaagctgactaactcattgtgtgttttttttttttaaattgattttgagCTCTATTTTTGCAACTTACTAGTGGTTCGACtttgagaaaatcactttatACTTCATGAGCCCGTTTACAGATTTGTAAAACAAAGATAAGGACACCAGGCAACTTAATCTACTTCGAGAATCTGCTGTGAGGGTCACTTGAGGTGACACACATAAAATTCTCTGTACAATGAAATATGTTTGACACATGTTAAGATTTGATATTTTGAggccggggttgtagctcagtggtagagtgcctgcctgacatgtgtgaggtgctgggttcaaccattagcaccactaaaaaataaataaatgaaataaaaatgttgtgtccatctacaactaaaaaaaattttttttaaagatttgacaTTTTCTTGGGTGCCACATTGAGATCATGAGGTTGTGACTGGACCCATCTACCCCCTCACACACATACCTGGATGAAGAGGTTGCGGTAGACCCGGGTAATATTGACACTGTGGGGCTGGCCATCAGTAACTGGCCGGGTGGTTAGCTGGTAAACATAGGGACTAGTGCCCAGTTGATATCTCAGCTGCAGGGTCCCTGTGGAGTGAGAAGAAAAAACATGGGGTCTTCTCTCAGATCTCACAACCTGTCTTCGCAGAACACTTGGGTCCTATATAGTGAATCAGTTGTTATGTGAATTAACAGTACCTTGGGGAAGTGAGGGTCTAGGCAGAGATCCTGTGGGGCTTACCATCTTCCTTGATGAGCACAGCCATGTAGTCACGCACAAAGGAGCTGACGTAAAGCAGGACTGCAGGGGCAGAGTCAGTGCTGAAGCTGAAGGAGACCTCCTCCCCTGTGACGTTGTAGACAGGCCCCCGGTAACCTGGCACAGGCCGGCCAGGCCTGGGGTAGTCAGGCAGGCGGTACCCAGGGCCATGGTAGCCGGGCACATAACCGGGAGTGTCATAACCAGGGATATAGCCAGGCTCATAGCCTGGCACTGGCCGGCTCAGCATGTGGGAAAATTCCCGGGCTGCAGAGCGCAGAGCTGACTGTAGGTTATAGCGCATCCAGGTGCCTGGCTCAAAGAAACCGCCGATGTCTGAAGACAGAGGTAGTGAAGTCAAATCAGGGTCCTCAGTCCTCATTCACAGGGTTTAAAGTTCATCCTCCATACACCCTGAATTCACTTCAATTTCTGCCACTATCATAACTCTCTGTTAAAGGTCCTCTCAAGGCCCTCTGGCATAGAATGGAATCTTAAAGCCATGAGAAACTTTTGAGAGATATCTAATCTGACCCCTGAATATTACAAACagagaaactgagactcagataTGGGtagtgacttgcccaaggacacAGAGTAAGTGGAGAGCCAGGCTTAGAACTGAGATATCCTGAATCCATCTAGTAAATATATCACTGCTCATACTTCCAAACCAAGACCAGAAGTTTTTAGTTGGTCCTAcatccctgcctcttcccctttttttttaagttgtagatgaacacaatatctttatttgtttatttttatatttatgtggtgctgagatttgaatctagtgcctcgcacatcctaggcaagtgctctgccactgagctacaaccccggtCCCCCTGCATCTCCCTTGTTTAACAGACTCCTCCCACCAGTAACCCACCTACTCACACATCCCCCTAGGCCAACCTTAGGAAGGATGCAGTCTGGGTATCTGAACAGAATCTTGCTATGCTGAATGTCAAGGTTCACCTTAACAGAGAACCAGGTAATAAACTGGGAATTCAGCAATTGTCAAACAGGAAATAGCAAAGGACATTATGCAACCAAACTAAATATGCATGCAAAGGGGAATCTGTGTTACCTTAGTGACAGTGGGACGATGAGGAAGTTACATGCTGATGTTTTTGAGCTTTTATGACCTGCTAGCTTTACCATCCCTTCCATGTTCCCCTTTATGACTTTGAAATCATTCAGAATCTTCAACTGCCTGACTCCCCCCAAATCAGAGCTCAGGAACCCAGTGACAACTCTAGTTTCCCCAAAGGCTGACTTTGCACCCTCTTTCCTGCCTTCCCTACGTCCCATTGTGCTATGTGGCTCCCTGTCCCCCCATAATCAGCAGCACTGACCGTGGTTGCAATATGGCCCATCAAAAGCTGTGAGGTCACAGTCACATGTGTAATAGCTGTAGCGCTCCACACAGCGGCCTCCATGGAAACAGGGGAACCGAGGGTGGGCGCAGTGGCCTGTGCAGTTGGGAGAAGTACCCTCAGAGGCATTAGCACGGCCCTCCAGGTTCAGAGTCACTCCATTCAGACGCATGGCCCTCAAGCAGCCCACAAAGGGGCGCCTCTTAAGTTCCGCAGATCCTGGTCAAGAAATGAATGGAGAGGCTGGGAGtatggctcagcggcagagcatgTACTCAGCAcctataaggccctgggttccacccctgcccccccacaaaaaaaataaaaataaaaaaataaaaactgtagagCTTGAGACAGAAGTAAGTTTGTGGCTGGGAAGTGAAGGGAGACAAGGGGGCAAAAAAGATGGAGTAGGATACCAGGGACTGGTGGGAAAGGTGGGACCTTGGCTTAATCTGAAGCTGAGGAGGCTGGAACCAAAACATGGGGCTCCTGGAAATTCAGAGTGCCTTGAGCGGTGGAAAGGTCAAGAAGGCTCTCACCCTGCCTCGGGGTTGCTGCTCACCAACATAGAGGGGCTGGTCATACTCCAGCCAGATGTAGGTCTGCAGTGGCATGGGCCGCACCACCCAGGGCCGGTGATCCACTCGAAGCCGGGCCTGCTTCACGTTGATTTCAGCCCGGACCAGGTGCCATTCATCATCATTAAACTCAAAGTCATCCGAGTGTACCGTCAAGTTCTCATCCCCATTCCCCACATCAAAGGCGAAGACCACATCCCGGGATGCTGGACAATGTGACAGGAAGTAGTGAGGAGAAAAGGGCTCGAACCTCCAAGATCCCTCACAAGTGCCTTGCTTGGTTCAACCTCTCTTCCTCAACCCTTCAGAGCTCCTGAATATCACTCCAATTTGTCCATAGGTTTTTTGGAGattttttgtattgggaattgaaccaaggggtgctgcatcaccaagctacaccccagcctttttaattttgagacagggtcttcctaatttgcccaggctaaccttgaacttttaatcctcctgccttagcctcctgagtggctgggattacaggagtatgccaccaTGCCTCGGTAGCCATAGGTTCTAACCTATAAACTGCTTGAAACTTCATACCCTTGGCTTCTCACAAAATTGAAGATCACTTCAGCTTTTCTGGCCCCACCTCCCAGACTTGAAGCGTAACTAGTCAGAAGTGGGAAAGACCCTCAGGAGTCTAGCTCCTTCTTCACAAGCAAAGGGCATAAGGCCCAGAGAGGCAAAGCCAGTTCCCAAGGTCACATAGTCAGGGATCAAGACAGAGATAAACCTGGAACCAGAGTCATCTAAGCCCCTTTCCTTACTGCCTGTCAGAAGGACATATGACCTGGTTTCCTACCCCAGCTTCCCCAGAGAGCTCCTTCATCCACCCCACATCCCCCCCAGACTCTGCCTGCTCACTGTTGAGTTCCACCCGCACGTAAGGTCGACGCCACTGGCAATAACGGCCCCCCATATTCTCTAGGAAAACTCCTGAGGGAGCCGAGGTCCTGAAGTAGAAGGAGACGTCGAGACTGTGGTTGGCACGGATTGGGGGGAAGCGTAGTGCAGCCCCCGTGTGGAAGGAAATGGTGTTCCAGGAGTTTCCTAAAAAACCAGAGGGAAGAGGCTTTGTCATGGAGGTTGGGGGGTGCAGGGGCAATGGAGCCTCAAGAAGGCGGTGGGGAGGGAGATAAAAGGGGGAGGGTGAGAGGTAGTCATGGGGAGACTGAGAACAGAACAAAAAGAGGAGTAAGGTGCAGAGGAGCAATAAAGATGAGGATCAGATCACAGCAGGAGTGTCTGTCAGTATGGCCTAGAGACCCCCCAGTGGGTTAGGTGGCCTAGATTTGGGAAACTGGAAGACTGACTCTGGAAAGGCACACAAAAGGGGTCTGCCACTCACGGTCGCCATAGCAACGCAGAGGCCTCAGGAAGAACTGGGCCTCTGAACTGGAGCGGTTCGtatcccccaccaccacctgagTGACAGGCAGATGGTCCACAAAAGTCAGCAGCCCCTTGTCAGTTCTCCTGTGGGGACAAAATGTGGTGAACAGCCTTACTGCTAGGCTTCCCCTAAAGTCCTCTAAACTCTGTCCCTCTGCCTCCTCACCACTGGGGCTGGTCAGCATCACAATTGCAGTGCAGGGCAGGGTCCACACAGCTCCGGTCCAATCCACAGGCACAGCGCTGGATCCCAGGCTGCGAGCCTCCCCAGTAGAAGTGCTGCTCCTCATTTCGGCCAATCCAAAAGCTGTAGGGGTAGCCTCCTGGGGAAGAGGTGCAGGCAGCTGCCAGGCCCTACCCCTCCATTAGCCTCTGGGCTCCCTGGGTTGCCCTTCCAACTGGCCCAGACCTTGCTTAACTCCTTGGTCAAACTTTCAGGCTTTATTCTCCCAGCCCCTCTACCCTGTCTCTCTCCAGCTCCTCCACCTGCCTTCCCTGACCCCAGCCCAAACCTGCAGTGTTGAGCAGCCGGGAATTATAGCAGGAGAACTCGATCCACTGCTCACAGTGCTGGGAAGCGTTGGCTAAAGCGCTGACTTCCTCCCATGATGCATTCCAGTACTGGACAGCCCCTAGGAAGGGCCGCTCCATGCTGGAACCTGTTACCCGAGTTGTCCACAGCCTGTCATGTCGCACAACTGTCCATGCTCGGTTCTCTGGGAAGACGGAGGGGACAGAGCTTTTGCTGGACATGGGCATTCTCTACCCATCTCCCTGCCTACCTCTACCAAGACAACTTCTGAGCCAATTAATGGCCAGCAGCTCTGTTCCAGCTAGACCCTGGGTCCTCCACATTGGAGATCAGAGACAGCTAGAATGGATCAGGAATTTATCTACAAGGCTAGATTACAAAGtgtcccccttcctttcccctctatCCTCCTTTACTCTCACCACAGTTTAATCTTAATGGCTCCCATCCCACTTTGTGCCTTCCTGTTCCCCCCATATTTCCCTTTATTATCTGGTCAGCTGCCACCTCACCACCCATCAGAGCCATTTACCTCGGATATCACAGTACACTACAAAAGGCTTCAGGGGGCCACTGCCATCAGGATCAATGGTGAAGTTTCCAGAAGTTTTTCCACTGAGTCGATAAGCCTCACAGGATTCCTTATACAATGCTAGATGGTATCATGGAAAAAACACAACTTAGGGTTAGAGGGCTAGAAAATGAACCCCAGCTTAAactgtagatcagtggtagagctcatgtctagcatgtacaaggccttgggttcaatctcctacaccataaaaaaaaaaacaacaatgctgGGGGGAGCCCAATCCTATCCCTGACAGCCTTGTGATCCTCCCCACCCCATTTGGCTTACGTTGGTGACAGGTCTCCCCTTTGTAGCCAGTCAGTTCACAGTAGCATATGAAGTCATCCCAAGACTGGTAGCAGCGTCCAT
This window of the Ictidomys tridecemlineatus isolate mIctTri1 chromosome 3, mIctTri1.hap1, whole genome shotgun sequence genome carries:
- the Cntnap1 gene encoding contactin-associated protein 1 isoform X2, which gives rise to MKKHRIRAVATQGSFNSWDWVTRYMLLYGDRVDSWTPFYQQGHNATFFGNVNESAVVRHDLHYHFTARYIRIVPLAWNPRGKIGLRLGLYGCPYKSDILYFDGDDAISYRFPRGVSRSLWDVFAFSFKTEEKDGLLLHAEGAQGDYVTLELQGAHLLLHMSLGSSPIQPRPGHTTVSAGGVLNDQHWHYVRVDRYGREANLTLDGYVQRFVLNGDFERLNLDTEMFIGGLVGAAQKNLAYRHNFRGCMENVIFNRVNIADLAVRRHSRITFEGKVAFRCLDPVPHPINFGGPHNFVQVPGFPRRGRLAVSFRFRTWDLTGLLLFSRLGDGLGHVELMLSEGQVNVSIAQTGRKKLQFAAGYRLNDGFWHEVNFVAQENHAVISIDDVEGAEVRVSSPLLIRTGTSYFFGGCPKPASRWGCHSNQTAFHGCMELLKVDGQLVNLTLVEFRRLGYFAEVLFDTCGITDRCSPNMCEHDGRCYQSWDDFICYCELTGYKGETCHQPLYKESCEAYRLSGKTSGNFTIDPDGSGPLKPFVVYCDIRENRAWTVVRHDRLWTTRVTGSSMERPFLGAVQYWNASWEEVSALANASQHCEQWIEFSCYNSRLLNTAGGYPYSFWIGRNEEQHFYWGGSQPGIQRCACGLDRSCVDPALHCNCDADQPQWRTDKGLLTFVDHLPVTQVVVGDTNRSSSEAQFFLRPLRCYGDRNSWNTISFHTGAALRFPPIRANHSLDVSFYFRTSAPSGVFLENMGGRYCQWRRPYVRVELNTSRDVVFAFDVGNGDENLTVHSDDFEFNDDEWHLVRAEINVKQARLRVDHRPWVVRPMPLQTYIWLEYDQPLYVGSAELKRRPFVGCLRAMRLNGVTLNLEGRANASEGTSPNCTGHCAHPRFPCFHGGRCVERYSYYTCDCDLTAFDGPYCNHDIGGFFEPGTWMRYNLQSALRSAAREFSHMLSRPVPGYEPGYIPGYDTPGYVPGYHGPGYRLPDYPRPGRPVPGYRGPVYNVTGEEVSFSFSTDSAPAVLLYVSSFVRDYMAVLIKEDGTLQLRYQLGTSPYVYQLTTRPVTDGQPHSVNITRVYRNLFIQVDYFPLTEQKFSLLVDSQLDSPKALYLGRVMETGVIDPEIQRYNTPGFSGCLSGVRFNNVAPLKTHFRAPRPMTAELAEALRVQGELSESNCGAMPRLVSEVPPELDPWYLPPDFPYYHDDGWVAILLGFLVAFLLLGLVGMLVLFYLQNHRYKGSYHTNEPKATHDYHSGSKPPLPTSGPAQAPTPTPAPTQVPAPAPAPAPAPASGPGPRDQNLPQILEESRSE
- the Cntnap1 gene encoding contactin-associated protein 1 isoform X1 produces the protein MRLQLFCILLATAVSGTRGWGYYGCDEELVGPLYARSLGASSYYGLFTTARFARLHGISGWSPRIGDPNPWLQIDLMKKHRIRAVATQGSFNSWDWVTRYMLLYGDRVDSWTPFYQQGHNATFFGNVNESAVVRHDLHYHFTARYIRIVPLAWNPRGKIGLRLGLYGCPYKSDILYFDGDDAISYRFPRGVSRSLWDVFAFSFKTEEKDGLLLHAEGAQGDYVTLELQGAHLLLHMSLGSSPIQPRPGHTTVSAGGVLNDQHWHYVRVDRYGREANLTLDGYVQRFVLNGDFERLNLDTEMFIGGLVGAAQKNLAYRHNFRGCMENVIFNRVNIADLAVRRHSRITFEGKVAFRCLDPVPHPINFGGPHNFVQVPGFPRRGRLAVSFRFRTWDLTGLLLFSRLGDGLGHVELMLSEGQVNVSIAQTGRKKLQFAAGYRLNDGFWHEVNFVAQENHAVISIDDVEGAEVRVSSPLLIRTGTSYFFGGCPKPASRWGCHSNQTAFHGCMELLKVDGQLVNLTLVEFRRLGYFAEVLFDTCGITDRCSPNMCEHDGRCYQSWDDFICYCELTGYKGETCHQPLYKESCEAYRLSGKTSGNFTIDPDGSGPLKPFVVYCDIRENRAWTVVRHDRLWTTRVTGSSMERPFLGAVQYWNASWEEVSALANASQHCEQWIEFSCYNSRLLNTAGGYPYSFWIGRNEEQHFYWGGSQPGIQRCACGLDRSCVDPALHCNCDADQPQWRTDKGLLTFVDHLPVTQVVVGDTNRSSSEAQFFLRPLRCYGDRNSWNTISFHTGAALRFPPIRANHSLDVSFYFRTSAPSGVFLENMGGRYCQWRRPYVRVELNTSRDVVFAFDVGNGDENLTVHSDDFEFNDDEWHLVRAEINVKQARLRVDHRPWVVRPMPLQTYIWLEYDQPLYVGSAELKRRPFVGCLRAMRLNGVTLNLEGRANASEGTSPNCTGHCAHPRFPCFHGGRCVERYSYYTCDCDLTAFDGPYCNHDIGGFFEPGTWMRYNLQSALRSAAREFSHMLSRPVPGYEPGYIPGYDTPGYVPGYHGPGYRLPDYPRPGRPVPGYRGPVYNVTGEEVSFSFSTDSAPAVLLYVSSFVRDYMAVLIKEDGTLQLRYQLGTSPYVYQLTTRPVTDGQPHSVNITRVYRNLFIQVDYFPLTEQKFSLLVDSQLDSPKALYLGRVMETGVIDPEIQRYNTPGFSGCLSGVRFNNVAPLKTHFRAPRPMTAELAEALRVQGELSESNCGAMPRLVSEVPPELDPWYLPPDFPYYHDDGWVAILLGFLVAFLLLGLVGMLVLFYLQNHRYKGSYHTNEPKATHDYHSGSKPPLPTSGPAQAPTPTPAPTQVPAPAPAPAPAPASGPGPRDQNLPQILEESRSE